A genomic segment from Salvelinus sp. IW2-2015 unplaced genomic scaffold, ASM291031v2 Un_scaffold358, whole genome shotgun sequence encodes:
- the LOC139023907 gene encoding general transcription factor II-I repeat domain-containing protein 2-like: protein MAKRKAENRSFLDKWEAEYLFTYVKDKPVCLVCGVNVAVSKEYNIRRHYETKHHDKYKDLDMTQRSQKVEEIKISLVSQQNMFKKATSQSEAAVKASYIVAAEIAKSARPFNEGEFVKKCMMKVCDLVCPEKKQAFSNVSLSRNTVADHTCDLATNLYDQLMEKGKDFVAFSLAVLPRCDASDTAQLSVFIRGVDSNLCVTEELLGFKSMHGTTTGKEIFEEVSKCVTEIKLPWDKLVGLTTDGAPAMCGKKSGLVGMVREKMREENCAGELTVYHCIIHQESLCAKALKMEHVMTTVTQVVNFIRAKGLNHRQLKFF from the coding sequence atggcgaaaagaaaggcagaaaacaggagctttctggacaagtgggaggcagaatatctgtttacatatgtaaaagacaaacctgtttgtcttgtttgtggagtcaacgtggctgtaagtaaggagtacaacattagacgacactatgaaacgaaacaccatgacaaatacaaggacctggacatgactcaaaggagccagaaagtagaggagattaaaataagtttggtttcacaacagaatatgttcaaaaaagccacatcacaaagtgaggctgctgtaaaggctagttatatagtggcagcagagatcgcaaaatcagcccggccctttaatgagggagagttcgtgaaaaagtgcatgatgaaagtttgtgacctcgtatgcccagagaaaaagcaagcattttcaaacgtgagcctgagcaggaacacagtagctgatcacacatgtgatcttgccaccaatctgtatgaccagctgatggaaaagggaaaagatttcgttGCGTTCTCCCTCGCTGTTCTCCCTCGCTGCGACGCATCTGATACTGCTCAGCTGTCAGTCTTCATCCGTGGAGTGGACTCAAATCTGTGTGTTACGGAGGAGCTATTGGGATTCAAATCAATGCATGGCacaaccacaggaaaggaaatcTTTGAGGAGGTTTCCAAATGTGTAACTGAAATAAAGCTGCCGTGGGATAAACTCGTTGGATTAACGACAGATGGTGCGCCAGCGATGTGCGGTAAAAAGAGTGGACTGGTGGGCATGGTTCGGGAGAAGATGCGGGAAGAGAACTGTGCAGGTGAGCTAACTGTTTACCACTGCATCATACATCAGGAATCACTGTGTGCCAAAGCCCTAAAGATGGAACATGTTATGACCACAGTAACACAGGTAGTTAACTTTATAAGAGCCAAAGGTCTGAATCACCGCCAGTTGAAATTTTTCTAG